In Massilistercora timonensis, the following are encoded in one genomic region:
- a CDS encoding AAA family ATPase, with amino-acid sequence MIDLKKLNPILEGYKAYFPSHWDDEKYKWEAIKHFQEHWDIDAENFGEMFKQATEKTFNLLASGYAYPRGMITNFAKADDGATREMFRNLFDESQDLAARVYAFQTVAEELRSKYDDGTWRNHYQNTNAISTYLWLRYPDKYYIYKYELFRAVAKELSSDYMPKKNGSVENLIGGFQMYDEICNAIKTDLDIKTLINDALVPSCYDDPEMKTVTIDVGFYLARYYLSEQNATKETEEWFPKDYSPELGVDDWIELLNDSSIFTINSLQIMKRLKDYGGAATCKQLSVKYGENPNFYNGGSWSLAQRIAKKTGCPVMTKDTDDSKWWPILYIGRKSDKSAEGAYIWKLREELAEALTKVDLSEIDLYVDNTPSIWKISHGSISEKNRITFEGRNVVVVHSTTKAKATSKVSQGERFMEGIKKGDYFYLCYGNSIRLLGQFVTDKAVLNPEMEDGWYEREYRLIRISKDTSAYKGIQKWWTPNDNSTCIKVETEDKELFEETILKPYFDMTVSGLFGDENQEQNYWWLTANPKIWSFSDIKIGEEQNYTLYNENGNKRRVFQNFLDAKVGDVVIGYEANPVKKVVAIARITQANDGKAIYFEKVEGLATPIEYLALKECPELKKMEFFVQPNGSLFKLTKGEYDFIMDIIREENPLKKPDTAKQKYTKEDFLSKVYMTEERYDVLEALLRNKMNVILQGAPGVGKTFTAKKLAYAMMGEADDSRIEMVQFHQNYSYEDFIMGYRPDGADFKLTEGIFYRFCQTAANYPNKEFFFIIDEINRGNMSKIFGECLMLIEKAYRGTKATLAYSGMPFSVPENLYIIGMMNTADRSLAMIDYALRRRFSFFEMEPAFNSEGFTNYQNAFGNETFNALIEQIKLLNKEITEDKSLGRGFQIGHSYFCGREELGCTDEWMRSVVEFDILPMLSEYWFDEPTKLQRWEKNLRGVFDD; translated from the coding sequence ATGATTGATTTAAAAAAATTAAATCCCATACTGGAAGGGTACAAAGCGTACTTTCCGAGCCATTGGGATGATGAAAAATATAAGTGGGAGGCGATCAAACATTTTCAGGAGCACTGGGATATTGACGCTGAAAATTTCGGAGAGATGTTCAAACAGGCTACTGAAAAGACATTTAACTTACTGGCGTCAGGGTATGCTTACCCGCGCGGCATGATTACAAACTTTGCCAAAGCAGATGATGGAGCAACACGGGAGATGTTCCGGAATTTGTTTGATGAGTCTCAGGATCTGGCTGCAAGAGTATATGCTTTCCAGACAGTAGCGGAGGAATTACGGTCAAAGTATGATGACGGTACGTGGAGAAATCACTATCAGAATACGAATGCTATTAGTACATATCTCTGGCTGCGATATCCGGACAAGTATTATATCTACAAGTATGAGTTGTTCCGTGCGGTTGCAAAAGAATTGTCTTCTGATTACATGCCGAAGAAGAACGGTTCAGTTGAAAACCTGATCGGCGGTTTTCAAATGTATGATGAGATCTGTAACGCTATAAAGACAGATTTAGACATTAAGACTTTGATTAATGATGCTCTTGTTCCAAGTTGTTACGATGACCCTGAAATGAAGACAGTTACCATCGATGTAGGATTCTATCTTGCACGTTATTATTTAAGCGAACAGAATGCTACCAAAGAAACTGAAGAGTGGTTTCCTAAGGATTATTCGCCAGAACTTGGTGTGGACGATTGGATCGAGCTGTTGAATGATAGTTCTATCTTTACAATTAATAGCCTGCAAATCATGAAGCGTCTAAAAGATTATGGTGGTGCTGCTACATGCAAGCAACTTTCGGTGAAATATGGGGAAAATCCCAATTTTTATAACGGCGGATCGTGGTCGCTTGCTCAACGTATTGCAAAGAAAACGGGCTGCCCTGTTATGACAAAAGACACGGATGATTCAAAATGGTGGCCAATTCTGTATATTGGAAGGAAATCTGATAAATCCGCTGAAGGGGCATACATATGGAAGCTTAGAGAAGAATTGGCAGAAGCGCTGACCAAAGTAGACTTAAGTGAGATTGATTTATACGTTGATAATACACCCTCCATATGGAAAATCAGTCATGGCTCTATATCTGAGAAGAACAGAATCACTTTTGAGGGGCGTAATGTTGTAGTGGTACACAGTACAACAAAAGCAAAAGCTACCTCTAAGGTTTCTCAGGGTGAGAGGTTTATGGAGGGGATCAAGAAAGGTGATTATTTCTATCTTTGTTATGGAAATAGTATAAGGTTGTTGGGGCAATTCGTTACTGATAAGGCTGTTCTTAATCCAGAAATGGAAGACGGTTGGTACGAAAGAGAGTACCGATTAATAAGGATATCAAAAGATACATCTGCTTACAAGGGAATTCAGAAATGGTGGACACCAAATGATAACTCTACCTGTATAAAGGTTGAAACCGAAGATAAGGAGCTGTTTGAAGAAACAATCTTAAAGCCTTATTTTGATATGACGGTGTCTGGACTTTTTGGAGATGAAAATCAGGAGCAGAATTATTGGTGGCTGACCGCAAATCCTAAAATTTGGAGTTTTTCAGATATCAAAATCGGTGAAGAGCAGAATTATACACTTTACAATGAGAATGGAAATAAGCGTCGTGTATTCCAGAACTTTCTTGATGCAAAGGTCGGGGATGTGGTTATAGGGTATGAGGCTAATCCGGTAAAGAAGGTTGTGGCTATTGCTAGGATTACACAGGCGAATGATGGTAAGGCTATCTATTTTGAAAAGGTTGAAGGTCTGGCTACACCGATTGAGTACCTTGCTCTTAAGGAATGCCCTGAACTTAAAAAGATGGAGTTTTTCGTACAGCCGAACGGAAGCTTATTCAAGCTGACTAAAGGTGAATATGACTTTATCATGGACATTATACGAGAAGAAAACCCTCTGAAGAAACCGGATACTGCAAAGCAGAAATACACCAAGGAAGATTTCCTCAGCAAGGTCTACATGACAGAGGAAAGATATGATGTCCTAGAAGCATTACTGAGAAATAAGATGAATGTGATCCTGCAGGGAGCGCCAGGTGTTGGCAAGACCTTCACAGCCAAGAAACTTGCATATGCCATGATGGGGGAGGCGGATGATTCCCGTATAGAAATGGTTCAGTTCCATCAGAACTATTCCTATGAGGATTTCATCATGGGATATCGTCCGGATGGGGCTGATTTCAAGCTCACAGAAGGTATCTTCTATCGGTTTTGTCAAACAGCGGCGAATTATCCGAATAAGGAATTCTTCTTTATCATTGATGAGATTAACCGTGGAAATATGAGTAAGATATTTGGGGAGTGTCTGATGCTGATTGAGAAGGCCTACCGAGGAACAAAGGCTACTTTGGCCTATAGCGGAATGCCATTCTCTGTGCCGGAAAATCTGTACATTATAGGCATGATGAATACTGCTGACCGAAGCCTTGCAATGATTGACTATGCACTCAGAAGACGGTTCAGTTTCTTTGAGATGGAACCAGCCTTTAATTCAGAGGGATTCACGAACTATCAGAATGCATTTGGCAATGAGACCTTTAATGCTCTAATTGAGCAAATTAAGTTGCTGAATAAAGAAATTACAGAAGATAAATCGCTAGGACGAGGATTTCAGATTGGGCATAGCTATTTCTGCGGAAGAGAAGAGCTTGGATGTACTGATGAATGGATGCGTTCTGTGGTAGAGTTTGATATCCTACCGATGCTGAGTGAATACTGGTTTGATGAACCAACGAAGTTGCAGCGTTGGGAGAAAAATTTGCGTGGTGTATTTGATGACTAA
- the mcrC gene encoding 5-methylcytosine-specific restriction endonuclease system specificity protein McrC: MVYLMTKDKSIFIKNIYYMLSYAFKILKQSNYDEVASEKFENAQDLFAAILSKGIAQQLKQGLYREYITKNETLSIMRGKLDLQETLRNRIQRKQKLACEFDELSENNLFNQILKTTIHYLLIDEGVEVERKSVLKKILVFFDGIELLEPSVIPWSRLHYQRNNKNYEMLMNVCYFVLDGMLRTTEKGEYKMESFSDEHMARLYEKFVLEYYNQHHTYLSEVKAGQVKWNLIGDNSESMIRFLPVMQTDIMLRLKDQILIIDAKYYGKTLQQQYDKYTLHSNNVYQIFTYVKNQDKNNTGNVAGILLYAKTNEDITPDCMFNMGGNQIGAKTLDLNRDFSLIASQLDKLVEDFFKVKSA, encoded by the coding sequence GTGGTGTATTTGATGACTAAGGATAAGAGCATATTTATAAAAAACATATACTATATGCTTTCCTATGCATTTAAGATTCTGAAACAGTCGAATTATGATGAGGTAGCTTCGGAAAAGTTTGAGAATGCACAGGACTTATTTGCTGCGATTCTTAGCAAGGGTATTGCTCAGCAGCTGAAGCAGGGACTTTACCGGGAATATATTACGAAAAACGAGACGTTATCCATCATGAGGGGCAAGCTGGACCTGCAGGAGACTCTGCGAAACCGGATCCAGCGAAAGCAGAAGTTAGCCTGTGAGTTTGATGAGCTGTCCGAGAACAATTTGTTCAATCAGATTTTGAAAACCACGATCCATTACCTTCTGATTGATGAAGGCGTGGAAGTGGAAAGAAAATCTGTGCTGAAGAAGATCCTTGTATTTTTTGACGGCATTGAACTCCTAGAACCTTCCGTTATCCCATGGAGCCGGCTTCATTATCAGAGGAATAATAAGAACTATGAGATGTTGATGAATGTCTGTTATTTTGTCCTGGATGGAATGCTTCGGACCACAGAGAAGGGTGAGTATAAGATGGAGTCCTTCTCAGATGAGCATATGGCCAGGCTTTATGAGAAGTTTGTTCTGGAATACTATAACCAGCATCACACTTATCTGAGTGAGGTCAAGGCTGGACAGGTGAAATGGAATTTGATTGGTGATAACAGCGAGTCCATGATACGGTTCCTGCCGGTCATGCAGACAGATATCATGCTAAGATTAAAGGATCAGATTCTCATCATTGACGCGAAGTATTACGGGAAAACACTTCAGCAGCAATATGATAAGTATACTCTGCATTCCAATAATGTGTATCAGATATTCACTTATGTTAAGAATCAGGATAAGAACAATACTGGAAATGTGGCGGGGATCCTTCTGTATGCTAAGACGAATGAGGACATTACTCCGGATTGCATGTTTAACATGGGAGGAAATCAGATTGGGGCAAAGACACTGGATCTGAATAGAGATTTCTCGTTGATTGCGTCACAGCTGGATAAACTGGTCGAGGATTTCTTTAAGGTGAAGTCTGCGTAG
- a CDS encoding MBL fold metallo-hydrolase produces the protein MMKEILILGSQEYENSETTNYGDCILINTGSKLFIYDCGHEAHADKVISYMDKHGYEKATLILSHNDKDHFEGIRKLLSENKISVIKTTLLLKYVDDILDKINDQRRKREPLKQQILNLYNNIAELSGEPIEDIYEHPETFCSEVSIIGPDLDYMMNAVAKHLDSRESDNIDGETIYNATSIQVKIKFGASSMLLCGDCSYASIENIVRSYDAIQLPHHGKPKQAEQIFEKKSDQINSFYVISDNTGNTNGGSDKLDTTGYRVYNTKYEGTITINNSNFLPKTVQTGRTLGM, from the coding sequence ATGATGAAGGAAATTTTAATTTTAGGCTCCCAAGAATATGAAAACTCCGAAACAACCAATTACGGCGATTGCATTTTGATTAATACAGGTAGCAAACTATTCATATATGATTGTGGTCACGAGGCACATGCCGACAAAGTTATATCATATATGGATAAGCATGGTTATGAAAAGGCCACACTCATTCTTTCTCATAACGACAAAGATCATTTTGAAGGAATACGTAAATTACTATCAGAAAATAAAATTAGTGTAATCAAAACCACTCTACTACTGAAATATGTAGATGATATTTTAGATAAAATCAATGATCAACGAAGAAAACGTGAGCCATTAAAGCAACAAATTCTTAATCTTTATAATAATATTGCAGAATTATCCGGTGAACCAATTGAAGACATCTATGAACATCCCGAAACATTTTGTTCTGAGGTAAGCATTATAGGACCTGATTTGGATTACATGATGAATGCTGTAGCAAAACATCTTGACAGTCGAGAAAGTGACAATATTGATGGTGAAACTATTTATAATGCAACAAGTATTCAAGTAAAAATTAAATTTGGAGCTTCTAGCATGTTACTATGTGGAGACTGTTCCTATGCATCAATTGAAAATATAGTAAGAAGTTATGATGCCATCCAATTACCTCATCACGGAAAACCAAAACAGGCTGAGCAGATTTTTGAAAAAAAGAGCGACCAAATCAACTCCTTCTATGTTATTTCCGACAACACAGGAAATACCAATGGAGGTTCTGATAAATTAGACACTACTGGATATCGAGTTTACAATACAAAATATGAAGGTACAATAACAATTAATAACTCAAATTTTTTACCAAAAACTGTTCAAACAGGTCGCACTTTAGGAATGTAA
- a CDS encoding helix-turn-helix transcriptional regulator: MSLKIKLSEATGLRLKEFRTQYKVKAKDVAEMLGKSPAYISKLEKGQIQQIDKIEFEKILNFIANDDDGYYRFFEEFAERANIKDLENDLAFRNFDMLERKIPVNNNLINFIKEMMKELGISIHQLTNYINENEDLGADISEKYDLNADEVKKNVWHAVTDANSMQNVFSYIFLEYSEDKVEKLLSGKKKKCEYMLVYAIMYHLLKMKYKKEGKEYNDTLIEECSIEAEQILLNYKFYSLTVKHRLLAQSETIDEYNNLLNESDINNAKYVMDIIEVIKFLSEYDVEYTNKKLKIIAENLKNNDTTFAFAYMALSLRGLNDLQTGLKKKFLEEIKALIDKYSNLTETVDNMEKY, translated from the coding sequence ATGTCATTGAAAATAAAATTGAGTGAAGCGACAGGTTTGAGATTGAAGGAATTTAGGACACAATATAAAGTAAAGGCAAAAGATGTAGCTGAAATGTTGGGGAAAAGTCCTGCTTATATATCCAAATTGGAAAAAGGGCAAATTCAACAAATTGATAAAATAGAATTTGAAAAGATACTAAATTTTATAGCGAATGATGATGATGGTTATTATAGATTTTTTGAAGAATTTGCAGAGAGAGCGAATATAAAAGATTTAGAAAATGACTTGGCGTTTCGTAATTTCGATATGCTTGAAAGAAAGATTCCAGTTAATAATAATCTTATAAATTTTATTAAAGAAATGATGAAAGAACTAGGGATATCTATTCATCAATTAACAAATTATATTAATGAAAATGAAGATTTGGGTGCTGATATTTCGGAAAAATATGATTTAAATGCTGATGAAGTAAAAAAAAATGTTTGGCATGCAGTAACAGATGCAAATAGTATGCAAAATGTGTTTAGCTATATCTTTCTAGAATACTCAGAAGATAAAGTTGAAAAGTTATTGTCAGGGAAGAAAAAAAAATGTGAGTATATGCTTGTATATGCAATAATGTATCACCTTTTGAAAATGAAATATAAAAAAGAGGGAAAAGAGTACAATGATACATTAATTGAAGAATGCAGTATTGAAGCAGAACAGATATTACTAAACTATAAATTTTATTCGCTGACTGTTAAACATCGTTTATTGGCCCAAAGTGAGACAATAGATGAATATAACAATTTGCTAAATGAGTCTGATATTAACAATGCAAAATATGTAATGGATATTATTGAAGTAATCAAATTTTTATCTGAATACGATGTCGAGTATACTAATAAAAAATTAAAGATAATTGCTGAAAATCTAAAAAATAATGATACTACCTTTGCATTTGCTTATATGGCCTTATCTTTGCGGGGCTTGAATGATTTACAAACAGGTCTAAAAAAGAAATTTTTAGAAGAAATAAAAGCATTAATTGATAAATATTCAAATTTAACAGAAACTGTTGATAATATGGAAAAATATTGA
- a CDS encoding helix-turn-helix transcriptional regulator: MINYSPLWETMRQRDVSTYTLIHKYGINPRTINNLKHNKSITMFTLERLCEILNCEPNDVIRFEKK, encoded by the coding sequence ATGATAAACTATTCTCCATTGTGGGAAACCATGCGCCAACGGGATGTCTCCACCTATACACTGATTCATAAGTATGGTATCAATCCCCGGACGATCAATAATTTAAAACATAATAAGTCTATTACCATGTTTACACTGGAAAGGCTTTGTGAAATTTTGAATTGTGAACCGAATGATGTAATAAGATTTGAGAAGAAATAA
- a CDS encoding IS110 family transposase, translating into MNAVGIDVSKGKSMVAILRPFGEIVYSPFEIKHTSHDINSLVDLIHSINGESRVVMEHTGRYYEVLAHQLSEAHIFVSTINPKLIKDFDNDSLRKVKSDKADAVKIARYALDKWQNLKQYSLMDELRNQLKTMNRQFGFYMKHKTAMKNNLIGILDQTYPGVNTYFDSPARSDGSQKWVDFASTYWHVDCVRKMSLNAFTDHYEKWCKRKKYNFSKSKAEEIYEKAKELVPVLPKDEITKRMIRQAVEQLNSASSTVEELRTLMNDTASKLPEYPIVMAMNGVGPSLGPQLIAEIGDVTRFTHKGAITAFAGVDPGVNESGTFSQKSVPTSKRGSADLRKTLFLVMDVLIKTMPQDDPVYQFLDKKRSQGKPYYVYMTAGANKFLRIYYGRVKEYLTSLPQSE; encoded by the coding sequence ATGAACGCAGTAGGTATCGATGTTTCAAAAGGTAAAAGCATGGTGGCAATTTTACGCCCTTTCGGTGAGATTGTTTACAGTCCTTTTGAAATCAAGCACACATCCCATGATATTAATTCTCTTGTTGATCTCATCCATTCCATTAATGGTGAATCCCGTGTCGTGATGGAGCATACTGGACGTTATTACGAAGTCCTTGCTCATCAGCTTTCCGAGGCACACATTTTCGTCAGCACAATCAATCCCAAACTAATCAAAGACTTTGATAATGATTCTCTTCGTAAAGTCAAATCCGACAAAGCAGATGCAGTGAAGATTGCCCGCTATGCTCTTGACAAGTGGCAGAATCTGAAACAGTATAGTCTTATGGATGAATTACGCAATCAACTTAAAACTATGAACCGTCAGTTTGGTTTCTATATGAAGCACAAAACTGCTATGAAAAATAACCTTATTGGCATCCTTGATCAGACTTATCCTGGCGTAAATACTTACTTCGACAGTCCTGCACGAAGTGACGGCAGCCAGAAATGGGTTGATTTTGCATCTACATACTGGCACGTGGACTGTGTTCGTAAAATGTCTTTAAACGCCTTTACTGACCACTATGAGAAATGGTGTAAACGCAAGAAGTACAACTTCAGCAAATCAAAAGCTGAAGAAATCTATGAAAAAGCAAAGGAACTTGTTCCTGTACTTCCCAAGGATGAAATAACCAAACGAATGATCAGACAAGCAGTTGAGCAACTCAACAGCGCTTCCTCTACTGTTGAGGAACTGCGCACCTTGATGAATGATACAGCCTCAAAGCTCCCTGAATACCCCATTGTTATGGCAATGAACGGCGTCGGTCCATCTCTTGGTCCACAGCTTATTGCGGAAATCGGAGATGTTACTCGATTTACTCACAAAGGTGCTATTACAGCATTTGCTGGTGTTGACCCTGGTGTAAATGAATCCGGAACCTTCTCACAGAAAAGTGTGCCTACATCAAAACGTGGCTCTGCTGATTTACGAAAAACACTATTTCTTGTAATGGATGTTCTTATCAAAACAATGCCACAGGACGATCCTGTATATCAGTTTTTAGACAAGAAACGTTCCCAAGGTAAGCCTTACTACGTTTACATGACTGCCGGAGCTAATAAATTTTTGAGAATCTACTATGGGCGAGTGAAAGAATATCTTACATCACTTCCTCAATCAGAATAA
- the mobC gene encoding plasmid mobilization relaxosome protein MobC: MRKKRLERELNHPHFVGVRLSDIELELLDRKAEILGVSRSECLRKLLVEKEIVHRVEVVADMEELRSLVGAYGKIGVNLNQIARYFNMGGERSLAMEDEIRHCIAELFSLREEVLKMAGNFERDYRGG; the protein is encoded by the coding sequence ATGAGAAAAAAGAGATTAGAACGGGAACTGAACCATCCGCATTTTGTCGGAGTCCGGCTGTCGGATATTGAACTGGAACTTCTGGACAGGAAAGCAGAGATCCTGGGGGTGTCCAGATCCGAATGCCTGCGGAAACTTCTGGTGGAAAAGGAAATCGTGCATCGAGTAGAAGTGGTCGCCGATATGGAAGAACTGCGAAGTCTGGTGGGGGCATATGGAAAGATTGGTGTGAACCTGAATCAGATCGCACGGTACTTCAATATGGGCGGGGAGCGTTCACTGGCTATGGAAGATGAAATCCGTCACTGTATCGCAGAATTGTTTTCACTCAGGGAAGAAGTGTTGAAGATGGCAGGGAATTTTGAACGGGATTATCGGGGCGGTTAA
- a CDS encoding replication initiator protein A, with protein MDLTQTAKVLYALLLDRASLSRKTGWKDEEGHIFVVYPIAYLADDLRKSHMTVKKALNELEEAGLLVRKKQGFSKPNLLYVGIPAEGKKSFPVKERKVSLKGKENDTYEGKKPVPMRERKVSSNYLNNSYLIYSQTNKEREARSAYGEYHNVFLSETEYGELKQEIREIDRLIEELSSYMRSSGKQYADHAVTLRRWAERSAPVKNIPDYTCSEEESL; from the coding sequence ATGGATCTGACTCAGACAGCCAAGGTCCTGTATGCTCTGTTGCTGGATCGGGCCAGTCTTTCCAGAAAGACAGGGTGGAAGGATGAGGAAGGCCACATTTTTGTGGTTTATCCCATTGCTTATCTGGCTGACGATCTTAGAAAGAGTCACATGACTGTAAAAAAGGCATTGAATGAACTGGAAGAAGCCGGACTTCTGGTGAGAAAAAAACAGGGATTTTCAAAACCGAATCTGCTGTATGTCGGAATTCCGGCAGAGGGAAAGAAAAGTTTCCCTGTGAAGGAAAGAAAAGTGTCCCTCAAAGGGAAAGAAAATGATACTTATGAGGGAAAGAAACCTGTCCCTATGAGGGAAAGAAAAGTATCCTCTAATTACTTAAATAATAGTTACTTGATATATAGTCAAACAAATAAAGAGAGAGAAGCGCGCTCTGCCTATGGCGAATATCACAATGTGTTTCTCTCCGAAACAGAATATGGAGAATTGAAACAGGAGATCCGGGAAATAGACAGGCTAATCGAGGAGCTGTCCAGTTATATGCGTTCCAGTGGAAAGCAATATGCTGATCATGCCGTTACCTTGAGAAGATGGGCAGAACGATCAGCCCCGGTAAAAAACATTCCGGATTATACCTGCAGTGAGGAGGAAAGTCTATGA
- a CDS encoding ATP-binding protein, whose protein sequence is MNKVVEETVKNMMQPGERNGEDYIGEDGLLYCGQCHEPKEAYFDQEKIGVLGIKKHPRECECRRQKRKKEEQYREQQRHEAVVRELKEHCFSDRSMKEWTFENDKGLSENTLLAKLYVKDWETMKAENTGYLFWGAVGTGKSFLAGCIANALLEQEIAVRMNNFAEVLNDLSANFSEKNTYIKNLCRVPLLILDDFGMERGTEYGLEQIYAVIDGRYRSGKPLIATTNLTLQELKNPQDTAHARIYDRLLEMCVPVQFKGESFRKRTAQEKLGRMQKRVKEEMR, encoded by the coding sequence ATGAACAAGGTGGTAGAAGAAACAGTAAAGAACATGATGCAGCCGGGAGAAAGAAACGGGGAGGATTATATCGGAGAAGACGGTCTCCTGTATTGTGGACAATGCCATGAACCGAAGGAGGCTTATTTCGATCAGGAGAAAATTGGAGTTTTGGGAATAAAGAAACATCCGCGTGAATGTGAGTGCCGGAGGCAAAAGAGAAAAAAAGAGGAACAGTACCGGGAACAGCAGCGCCATGAAGCTGTAGTCAGAGAATTGAAGGAACATTGTTTCTCGGATAGATCCATGAAGGAATGGACATTTGAGAATGATAAAGGGCTTTCCGAAAATACCTTGCTTGCAAAGCTGTATGTGAAAGACTGGGAAACAATGAAGGCGGAGAATACAGGCTATCTCTTCTGGGGAGCAGTGGGAACTGGGAAAAGTTTTCTGGCGGGCTGTATTGCCAATGCACTGTTGGAACAGGAGATAGCGGTCCGTATGAACAATTTCGCGGAAGTGCTGAATGATCTGTCTGCTAATTTTTCAGAGAAGAATACATACATAAAAAATCTGTGCAGAGTTCCGTTGCTGATTCTGGATGATTTTGGAATGGAGCGGGGGACAGAGTACGGACTGGAACAGATCTATGCGGTGATCGATGGCAGATATCGGAGTGGGAAGCCCCTGATCGCGACGACCAATCTGACACTGCAGGAGTTAAAGAATCCGCAGGATACAGCGCATGCCAGGATTTATGACCGGCTGCTGGAGATGTGCGTGCCGGTTCAGTTTAAAGGGGAGAGTTTCCGGAAACGTACAGCTCAGGAAAAGCTGGGACGGATGCAGAAAAGAGTAAAGGAGGAGATGAGGTAA
- a CDS encoding DUF6462 family protein, producing the protein MRQTKERESSCRLAVDIEGLAAMLSCGQMTARKIAEDAGARITIGRRVLYSVQKVEKYLEAIAE; encoded by the coding sequence ATGAGACAGACAAAAGAAAGAGAGAGCAGCTGCCGTCTGGCAGTGGATATTGAAGGTCTGGCCGCTATGCTTTCTTGCGGACAGATGACTGCAAGGAAGATTGCGGAAGATGCGGGAGCCCGGATCACCATCGGCCGCCGGGTATTGTATTCCGTACAGAAAGTGGAAAAATACCTGGAAGCAATAGCGGAATAG
- a CDS encoding site-specific integrase, whose product MARKDNRGRNLRTGESQRKDGLYMYRYKDERTGRRLAVYSPDLAELRKKEKEIEKDQSEGIMTDTQCKNMTLNDLFEIHMDTRKLAESTQANYRRMWNSLVRNELGQMKVVQVRPSHVRLFYSRLSKQKYSHSTIKFLHNMILPSFEVAVDDDIIRKNPAKRTLGDYGEPEKKRTALSFDQQKNLLNYVKNSEVFHIYLPLLQVMIGTGLRCGELIGLTWKDVDLKTRTVYVNHQLIYKNYGDGCDFHVTMPKTEAGIREIPMSKMVAKAFETQRRLNFQMGIPRDVKIEGLSNFVFMSRSGRPMMPTTVNFILRDIVKAYNEEENERAKRERRKPEELPHISAHILRHTACTQMAESDLDMKVVQYVMGHANISVTMEVYNHITDRSRIEREIAKMDLVQIM is encoded by the coding sequence GTGGCAAGAAAAGACAATAGAGGAAGAAATCTGAGGACAGGGGAATCCCAGCGCAAGGATGGACTCTATATGTACCGGTATAAAGATGAACGGACTGGCAGACGCCTGGCCGTTTATTCTCCGGATCTGGCTGAACTCAGGAAAAAAGAAAAAGAGATTGAGAAAGACCAGAGCGAAGGGATTATGACCGATACCCAATGCAAGAACATGACTCTCAATGACCTGTTTGAGATCCACATGGATACCAGAAAGCTGGCAGAGAGTACACAGGCCAATTACAGAAGGATGTGGAACAGTCTTGTGAGGAACGAACTCGGACAGATGAAAGTGGTACAGGTAAGACCATCTCATGTACGCTTGTTTTATTCCCGGCTGAGCAAACAGAAATATTCCCACAGTACCATCAAGTTTCTCCATAATATGATTTTACCGAGCTTTGAGGTGGCCGTAGATGATGATATCATCCGGAAGAATCCGGCCAAGAGAACGCTGGGAGATTATGGGGAACCGGAAAAGAAACGCACCGCCCTGTCCTTTGATCAGCAGAAAAATCTGTTGAACTATGTTAAGAACAGCGAGGTATTCCATATCTATCTGCCTCTTTTGCAGGTGATGATCGGAACCGGACTCCGCTGTGGAGAGCTGATCGGACTCACCTGGAAGGACGTGGATCTGAAGACCCGGACTGTATACGTGAATCATCAGCTGATCTATAAGAACTATGGAGACGGGTGTGATTTTCATGTGACCATGCCGAAGACAGAAGCCGGGATCCGGGAGATTCCCATGAGCAAGATGGTGGCAAAAGCCTTTGAGACCCAGAGACGGCTGAATTTTCAGATGGGGATTCCAAGAGATGTGAAAATCGAAGGGCTTTCGAATTTCGTATTCATGAGCAGGAGCGGACGTCCGATGATGCCCACTACCGTGAACTTTATTCTTCGGGATATTGTGAAGGCGTATAATGAGGAAGAAAATGAGCGGGCAAAGCGGGAGAGGAGAAAGCCGGAAGAGCTGCCGCACATCTCCGCCCATATTCTCCGACATACGGCTTGTACCCAGATGGCAGAGTCTGATCTGGATATGAAGGTCGTTCAGTATGTGATGGGACATGCCAACATCAGTGTCACGATGGAAGTTTATAATCATATCACAGACCGGTCCAGGATCGAAAGAGAAATCGCAAAGATGGATTTGGTGCAGATTATGTGA